A window from Caulobacter sp. X encodes these proteins:
- a CDS encoding NADH-quinone oxidoreductase subunit B family protein: MEEGRPRMGVIVPANAAGRATVEGYDPKLHDPFFDGVSQQLADKGFITAAADDLITWARTGSLMWMTFGLACCAVEMMHSAMPRYDLERYGFAPRASPRQSDVMIVAGTLTNKMAPALRKVYDQMPEPRYVISMGSCANGGGYYYYSYSVVRGCDRVVPIDIYVPGCPPTAEALVYGVLQLQKKIRRTGTIER; this comes from the coding sequence ATGGAAGAAGGGCGCCCTCGAATGGGAGTGATCGTTCCCGCCAACGCGGCTGGCCGTGCGACGGTCGAGGGCTATGACCCCAAGCTGCATGACCCGTTCTTCGACGGCGTGTCGCAGCAACTGGCCGACAAGGGCTTCATCACGGCCGCCGCCGACGACCTGATCACCTGGGCTCGCACGGGCTCGCTGATGTGGATGACGTTCGGCCTGGCCTGCTGCGCCGTCGAGATGATGCACTCGGCCATGCCGCGCTACGACCTGGAGCGTTACGGCTTCGCGCCGCGCGCCAGCCCGCGTCAGTCGGACGTGATGATCGTCGCCGGCACCCTGACCAACAAGATGGCTCCGGCCCTGCGCAAGGTCTACGACCAGATGCCAGAGCCCCGTTACGTCATCTCGATGGGCAGCTGCGCCAATGGCGGCGGCTACTACTATTATAGCTACAGCGTCGTGCGCGGCTGCGACCGCGTCGTGCCGATCGACATCTACGTGCCGGGCTGCCCGCCGACGGCCGAGGCGCTGGTCTACGGCGTGCTGCAGCTGCAAAAGAAGATTCGTCGTACGGGGACGATCGAGCGATGA
- the nuoE gene encoding NADH-quinone oxidoreductase subunit NuoE, producing MSVRRLAKEQPASFAFSKESQAKADWWKAKYPAARKQSAVIPMLWLAQKQEGWVSEPAIQEIAKQLEMPVIRVLEVATFYVMFQLQPVGKVAFVQLCGTTPCQLRGALDLKAVLKDKIGEANHVSADGKFSWEEVECLGACCNAPMAAINDYYYEDLTPESLAQILDDFAAGKSPKPGSYDGRVASEPKGKIQTLTDPKLYDGSAAKKIKIPNLPEKPKASKAKSEPAA from the coding sequence ATGAGCGTCCGTCGTCTCGCTAAAGAACAGCCCGCCAGCTTCGCCTTCTCGAAGGAAAGCCAGGCCAAGGCCGACTGGTGGAAAGCCAAGTATCCCGCCGCCCGCAAGCAGTCGGCGGTGATCCCAATGCTGTGGCTGGCCCAGAAGCAGGAAGGCTGGGTGTCCGAGCCCGCGATCCAGGAGATCGCCAAGCAGCTCGAGATGCCGGTCATCCGCGTGCTGGAAGTCGCCACCTTCTACGTGATGTTCCAGCTGCAACCGGTCGGCAAGGTCGCCTTCGTCCAGCTGTGCGGCACCACGCCGTGCCAGCTGCGCGGCGCGCTGGACCTCAAGGCCGTGCTGAAGGACAAGATCGGCGAGGCCAACCACGTCTCTGCCGACGGCAAGTTTAGCTGGGAAGAGGTCGAGTGCCTGGGCGCGTGCTGCAACGCCCCGATGGCCGCGATCAACGACTACTACTACGAGGACCTGACGCCGGAGAGCCTGGCCCAGATCCTCGACGACTTCGCCGCTGGCAAGTCGCCCAAGCCCGGCAGCTATGACGGCCGCGTGGCGTCGGAGCCGAAGGGCAAGATCCAGACCCTGACGGATCCGAAGCTGTACGACGGCTCGGCCGCCAAGAAGATCAAGATCCCGAACCTGCCCGAGAAGCCGAAGGCTTCGAAGGCCAAGTCGGAGCCGGCCGCCTGA
- a CDS encoding SPFH domain-containing protein has protein sequence MSETRTINPTNERPYAGVNGGVALLAAPLLLGLGTWLLLQARDGGGALFTLSGAALVTLAILVSCGFYSLQPNEAYAITLFGSYVGTDRATGLRWILPWYGRKKISLRVRNVTSETLKVNDKRGNPIEIAANIVWRVNDSGQALFDVDDYAAFVNIQIETGLREVASHYAYDHAEEGEPTLRADAEEVGDRLRKDLQQRTAVAGVAIDEAHLMHLAYAPEIAGSMLKRQQAEAVLAARRTIVAGAVDMVESALGQLSERGVVSLDDERRASMVSNLLVVLCADREAQPVVNTGTLYG, from the coding sequence ATGTCTGAGACCCGGACCATCAACCCGACCAACGAACGGCCGTACGCCGGCGTGAACGGAGGCGTCGCGCTGCTGGCCGCGCCCTTGCTTTTGGGGCTCGGAACCTGGCTGCTGCTTCAGGCGCGCGACGGTGGCGGCGCGCTCTTCACCCTATCTGGCGCGGCGCTGGTGACCCTCGCGATCCTGGTGTCGTGCGGCTTCTATTCGCTGCAGCCGAACGAAGCCTACGCCATCACGCTGTTTGGCTCGTATGTGGGCACGGACCGTGCGACCGGCCTGCGCTGGATCCTGCCCTGGTATGGCCGCAAGAAGATCAGCCTCCGGGTGCGCAACGTGACCAGCGAGACGCTGAAGGTGAACGACAAGCGCGGCAACCCGATCGAGATCGCGGCCAACATCGTCTGGCGGGTCAATGACTCGGGCCAGGCGCTGTTCGACGTCGATGACTACGCCGCTTTCGTGAACATCCAGATCGAGACGGGCTTGCGCGAGGTCGCCTCGCATTACGCCTACGATCACGCCGAGGAGGGCGAACCTACCCTGCGGGCGGACGCTGAAGAGGTGGGTGATCGCCTGCGCAAGGATCTGCAGCAAAGAACGGCCGTCGCCGGCGTCGCGATCGATGAAGCGCACCTGATGCATTTGGCCTATGCGCCGGAGATCGCCGGCTCGATGCTGAAGCGTCAGCAGGCCGAGGCGGTGCTGGCCGCTCGTCGGACCATCGTCGCCGGCGCGGTCGACATGGTCGAAAGCGCGCTGGGTCAGTTGAGCGAGCGGGGCGTCGTCTCCCTGGATGACGAGCGCCGCGCCTCGATGGTTTCCAACCTGCTGGTGGTGCTCTGCGCCGACCGCGAGGCCCAGCCCGTGGTCAACACCGGCACGCTCTACGGCTGA
- a CDS encoding HU family DNA-binding protein — MTTKAELVTAIAEKAGINKNQAKDALEAFIDAVTDSLKSGQDVRLVGFGTFKAVTRAAGTARNPRTGETVNRPASKTARFQVGEGLKSSLNG, encoded by the coding sequence ATGACCACAAAAGCCGAACTCGTCACGGCGATCGCCGAGAAGGCGGGCATCAACAAGAACCAAGCCAAAGACGCGCTGGAAGCCTTCATCGACGCCGTCACCGACTCTCTCAAGTCGGGCCAGGACGTGCGCCTGGTCGGTTTCGGCACGTTCAAGGCCGTGACCCGCGCCGCGGGCACCGCGCGAAATCCGCGGACGGGCGAGACGGTGAACCGTCCCGCGTCGAAGACCGCGCGTTTCCAGGTCGGCGAAGGCCTGAAGTCGTCTCTGAACGGTTGA
- a CDS encoding NADH-quinone oxidoreductase subunit D: MTGTNAPAASTDFFRDEPTAPAIPETPVRKFNINFGPQHPAAHGVLRLVLELDGEIVERVDPHIGLLHRGTEKLMEARTYLQNIPYFDRLDYVAPMNQEHAFCLAIEKLLGVEVPRRGQIVRVLFCEIGRILNHLLNVTTQAMDVGALTPPLWGFEEREKLMIFYERACGARLHANYFRPGGVHQDLTPELIDDIETWAKAFPKICDDIEGLITDNRIFKQRNVDIGVVSKEDAWAWGFSGVMVRGSGIAWDLRRNQPYENYNEFEFDIPLGKNGDCYDRYLCRMQEMRESTKIILQAVAMLRGTPGPVLSEDNKVSPPRRAEMKRSMEALIHHFKLYTEGFKTPEGEVYAAVEAPKGEFGVYVVSNGTNKPYRCKIKAPGFSHLAAMDWMNRGHQLADVSAILGSLDIVFGEVDR; the protein is encoded by the coding sequence ATGACTGGTACGAACGCTCCGGCGGCATCCACCGACTTCTTCCGCGACGAACCGACCGCTCCGGCCATCCCGGAGACGCCCGTCCGCAAGTTCAACATCAACTTCGGCCCGCAGCACCCGGCCGCGCACGGCGTGCTGCGCCTGGTGCTGGAGCTGGACGGCGAAATCGTCGAACGCGTCGATCCGCACATCGGCCTGCTGCACCGCGGCACCGAGAAGCTGATGGAAGCGCGCACCTATCTGCAGAACATCCCGTACTTCGACCGCCTCGACTATGTGGCGCCGATGAACCAGGAGCATGCGTTCTGCCTGGCCATCGAGAAGCTGCTGGGCGTCGAGGTTCCGCGTCGCGGCCAGATCGTGCGCGTGCTGTTCTGCGAGATCGGCCGCATCCTCAATCACCTGCTGAACGTGACGACCCAGGCCATGGACGTCGGCGCCCTGACGCCGCCGCTCTGGGGCTTCGAGGAGCGCGAGAAGCTGATGATCTTCTACGAGCGCGCCTGCGGCGCTCGTCTGCACGCCAACTATTTCCGTCCGGGCGGCGTCCACCAAGATCTGACGCCCGAGCTGATCGACGACATCGAGACCTGGGCGAAGGCTTTCCCCAAGATCTGCGACGACATCGAGGGCCTGATCACCGACAACCGCATCTTCAAGCAGCGCAACGTCGATATCGGCGTGGTCAGCAAGGAAGACGCCTGGGCCTGGGGCTTCTCCGGCGTGATGGTGCGTGGCTCGGGCATCGCCTGGGACCTGCGCCGCAACCAGCCTTACGAGAACTACAACGAGTTCGAGTTCGACATCCCGCTGGGCAAGAACGGCGACTGCTATGATCGCTATCTCTGCCGCATGCAGGAAATGCGTGAGTCCACCAAGATCATCCTGCAGGCGGTCGCCATGCTGCGCGGCACGCCGGGTCCGGTCCTGAGCGAGGACAACAAGGTCAGCCCGCCCCGTCGCGCCGAGATGAAGCGCTCGATGGAAGCTCTGATCCACCATTTCAAGCTCTACACCGAGGGCTTCAAGACGCCCGAGGGCGAGGTCTACGCGGCCGTCGAAGCGCCCAAGGGCGAGTTCGGCGTCTACGTCGTCAGCAACGGCACCAACAAGCCGTACCGCTGCAAGATCAAGGCCCCGGGCTTCTCGCACCTGGCGGCGATGGACTGGATGAATCGCGGCCACCAGCTGGCCGACGTCTCGGCCATTCTAGGCTCGCTCGACATCGTGTTCGGCGAGGTCGACCGGTGA
- a CDS encoding nuclear transport factor 2 family protein — translation MSLEAIAQAQLDAYNAQDLDAHCAHFADDVVVAGLNGDVARTGIDAYRAFYAKTFAEFPKNKATLLNRIVVGSNVIDHEHVDRGNGDAPFQVAAIYTFKGDKIARVDFAR, via the coding sequence GTGAGCCTGGAAGCCATCGCCCAGGCGCAGCTCGACGCCTACAACGCCCAGGACCTGGACGCGCATTGCGCCCACTTCGCCGACGACGTCGTCGTGGCGGGTCTGAACGGCGATGTCGCGCGGACGGGCATAGACGCCTATCGCGCCTTCTACGCCAAGACCTTCGCCGAGTTTCCCAAGAACAAGGCGACGCTGCTGAACCGCATCGTGGTCGGATCCAACGTGATCGACCACGAGCATGTCGACCGCGGCAACGGCGATGCGCCGTTCCAGGTCGCCGCCATCTACACCTTCAAGGGCGACAAGATCGCCCGCGTGGATTTCGCCCGATGA
- a CDS encoding glycosyltransferase family 1 protein has translation MTDTRTDRPLGLGSFSAEIDPPLDTVRLVDTTMLYAPRSGGVRRYLSSKRAWLAANRPAVRHTLVVPGARDSYDGNGRVSIYAAPLPFGAGYRWPVVKAAWMERLIRQRPDIIEAGDPYTPGLAALRAGDALGVPVVGFCHTDLGKLAALHIGEWAEKPVQKRWAAVYRQFDQAVAPSRFIAGRLIEAGVHNAIGLPLGVDTELFHPSRADRDALRRRLGLAPDEKLLVFAGRPAREKRLDVLVGAVERLGVPYKLLFVGAGGGAPISDRALSLDYVRDPAELAGILASCDAFVHANDNEPFGLIVLEAMACGLPVVGVAAGGVAESVDGAVGELAVRSEPGAFAEAIEALFARDLAAVGAAARRRAMERHGWDAVFRQLCFIYGGLTGRSAFGGLSHLRNH, from the coding sequence GTGACGGATACGAGAACGGATCGGCCGCTCGGCCTGGGTAGCTTTTCCGCCGAGATCGATCCGCCGCTCGACACTGTCCGTCTGGTCGACACGACCATGCTCTACGCGCCGCGCAGCGGTGGGGTTCGGCGGTATCTCTCGTCCAAGCGCGCATGGCTGGCGGCCAACAGGCCCGCCGTTCGCCATACGCTGGTCGTCCCTGGGGCGCGGGACTCTTACGACGGCAATGGACGGGTCTCGATCTACGCGGCGCCGCTGCCGTTCGGGGCCGGCTATCGCTGGCCGGTGGTGAAGGCCGCCTGGATGGAGCGGTTGATCCGCCAGCGGCCGGATATCATCGAGGCGGGCGATCCCTATACGCCGGGTCTGGCGGCCTTGAGGGCCGGCGACGCGCTGGGCGTGCCCGTGGTCGGCTTCTGTCACACCGATCTTGGCAAACTGGCGGCGTTGCACATCGGAGAATGGGCCGAGAAGCCGGTCCAGAAGCGCTGGGCCGCCGTCTATCGTCAGTTCGATCAGGCCGTGGCGCCCAGCCGGTTCATCGCGGGACGTTTGATCGAGGCTGGCGTGCACAACGCCATCGGTCTGCCGTTGGGCGTCGATACCGAACTGTTCCACCCCAGCCGCGCGGATCGCGACGCGCTGCGTCGGCGGCTGGGCCTCGCCCCGGACGAGAAGCTGCTGGTCTTCGCCGGACGACCGGCGCGGGAGAAGCGCCTGGATGTCCTGGTCGGCGCGGTCGAGCGGCTGGGCGTCCCCTACAAGCTGCTGTTCGTCGGCGCCGGCGGCGGCGCGCCGATCAGCGATCGGGCCTTGAGCCTGGACTATGTGCGCGACCCAGCCGAGTTGGCGGGCATCTTGGCCAGTTGCGACGCCTTCGTGCATGCCAACGACAATGAGCCTTTTGGGCTGATCGTCCTGGAAGCCATGGCTTGTGGGCTTCCCGTTGTCGGCGTCGCCGCGGGCGGCGTGGCGGAATCGGTCGATGGGGCCGTCGGGGAGCTGGCTGTCCGTTCAGAGCCGGGCGCCTTCGCCGAAGCTATCGAGGCGCTGTTCGCTCGCGACCTCGCCGCCGTGGGCGCCGCCGCGCGCCGGCGCGCCATGGAGCGGCACGGATGGGACGCGGTCTTCCGCCAGCTGTGCTTCATCTATGGCGGACTGACGGGCCGCAGCGCCTTTGGCGGCCTATCGCACCTGCGCAACCACTAG
- a CDS encoding NADH-quinone oxidoreductase subunit C has protein sequence MSDEVSTETAVSPLEALGQAIVANSAGAVTAYHVAFGELTVLGPAHRVVQALEFLRDHPDCRFHQLVDLTAVDYPERERRFDVVYHLLSMVKNVRIRLKVQTDEDTAVPSATPVFPVADWFEREAFDMYGVFFEGHPDLRRILTDYGFHGHPLRKDFPMTGYVEVRYDDELKRVVYEPVKITEFRAFDFLSPWEGAKYALPGDEKAEKA, from the coding sequence ATGAGCGACGAGGTTTCGACCGAAACGGCGGTCTCGCCGCTGGAAGCGCTGGGTCAGGCGATCGTCGCCAACAGCGCCGGCGCTGTCACCGCCTATCACGTGGCGTTTGGCGAGCTGACCGTGCTGGGCCCGGCCCATCGCGTCGTCCAGGCGCTGGAGTTCCTGCGTGATCATCCGGACTGCCGCTTCCACCAGCTGGTGGACCTGACGGCGGTTGACTATCCGGAGCGCGAGCGCCGTTTCGACGTGGTCTATCACCTGCTGTCGATGGTGAAGAACGTTCGCATCCGCCTGAAGGTCCAGACCGACGAGGATACGGCCGTCCCGAGCGCCACGCCGGTTTTCCCGGTCGCGGACTGGTTCGAGCGCGAAGCGTTCGACATGTACGGCGTGTTCTTCGAAGGGCACCCCGACCTGCGCCGGATCCTGACCGACTACGGCTTCCACGGCCATCCGCTGCGGAAGGACTTCCCCATGACCGGTTATGTGGAGGTCCGCTACGACGACGAGCTCAAGCGCGTCGTCTACGAACCCGTGAAGATCACCGAGTTCCGCGCTTTCGATTTCCTGTCTCCGTGGGAAGGCGCCAAGTACGCCCTGCCGGGCGACGAGAAGGCGGAGAAGGCATAG
- the lon gene encoding endopeptidase La, producing MSELRTLPVLPLRDIVVFPHMVVPLFVGRDKSVRALEEVMRGDKQILLVTQKNSADDDPAPGDIFDVGVLATVLQLLKLPDGTVKVLVEGKARAAVVKFTDQEAYYEAQIGEVSEDEGAGPEAEALSRAVVEQFENYVKLNKKVPPEALASIPQIAEPGKLADSIAAHLSVKIGDKQNLLEIFDVVKRLEKVFALMEGEISVLQVEKKIRSRVKRQMEKTQREYYLNEQMKAIQRELGDPDDARDELIDLEKRIKKTKLSKEARTKAEGELKKLRNMSPMSAESTVVRNYLDWLLSIPWGKAKTKKIDLNEAEEILDADHYGLEKVKERILEYLAVQARTNSLKGPILCLVGPPGVGKTSLGKSLAKATGREFVRMSLGGVRDEAEIRGHRRTYIGSMPGKVIQSMKKAKTTNAFVLLDEIDKMGSDYRGDPASALLEVLDPSQNSTFGDHYLEVDYDLSQVMFVTTANSLNMPQPLLDRMEIIRIPGYTEDEKLEIAKRHILPKLAKDHGLKPAEFIVPDKAIRDLIRYYTREAGVRSLERELGALARKTVRDLAREKLASITIDDERLAKYAGVKKYRYGETDEVDQVGIVTGLAWTEFGGDILTIEAVKMPGKGRMQITGNLKDVMKESIAAANSYVRSRALQFGVKPPVFEKTDVHIHVPDGATPKDGPSAGIAMALAMVSVLTGIPIRKDIAMTGEITLRGRVTAIGGLKEKLLAALRSGVKTVLIPQENEKDLVDVPQSVKDGLEIIPVSTVDEVLKHALTGPLTPVEWNEAEEPIAASAKKDEGDSDAILTH from the coding sequence ATGTCCGAACTACGTACGCTTCCTGTCTTGCCGCTGCGGGACATCGTTGTTTTCCCGCACATGGTGGTGCCGCTCTTCGTGGGCCGCGACAAATCCGTGCGCGCCCTCGAGGAAGTGATGCGCGGCGACAAGCAGATCCTGCTCGTGACGCAGAAGAACTCGGCGGATGATGATCCGGCGCCGGGCGACATCTTCGACGTCGGCGTGCTGGCCACCGTCCTGCAACTGCTGAAACTGCCCGACGGCACTGTGAAGGTGCTGGTCGAGGGCAAGGCCCGCGCGGCCGTCGTGAAGTTCACCGACCAGGAGGCCTATTACGAAGCCCAGATCGGTGAAGTCAGCGAGGACGAAGGCGCGGGCCCCGAGGCCGAGGCCCTGTCGCGCGCGGTCGTCGAGCAGTTCGAAAACTACGTCAAGCTGAACAAGAAGGTGCCGCCGGAAGCGCTCGCGTCGATCCCGCAGATCGCCGAGCCGGGCAAGCTGGCCGACAGCATCGCCGCGCACCTCTCCGTCAAGATCGGCGACAAGCAGAACCTGCTGGAGATCTTCGACGTCGTGAAGCGCCTGGAAAAGGTCTTCGCCCTCATGGAAGGCGAGATCTCGGTGCTGCAGGTCGAGAAGAAGATCCGCTCGCGCGTGAAGCGCCAGATGGAGAAGACCCAGCGCGAGTACTATCTGAACGAGCAGATGAAGGCGATCCAGCGCGAGCTGGGCGATCCGGATGACGCTCGCGACGAGCTGATCGACCTCGAAAAGCGCATCAAGAAGACCAAGCTTTCGAAGGAAGCCCGGACCAAGGCCGAGGGCGAGCTGAAGAAGCTGCGCAACATGAGCCCGATGTCGGCCGAGAGCACGGTGGTCCGGAACTATCTGGACTGGCTGCTGTCGATCCCATGGGGCAAGGCCAAGACCAAGAAGATCGACCTGAATGAGGCCGAGGAAATCCTCGACGCCGATCACTACGGTCTGGAGAAGGTCAAGGAACGGATCCTTGAGTACTTGGCCGTCCAGGCGCGGACCAATTCGCTGAAGGGGCCGATCCTGTGCCTCGTTGGTCCTCCCGGCGTCGGCAAGACCTCGCTGGGCAAGTCGCTGGCCAAGGCGACCGGCCGTGAGTTCGTGCGCATGAGCCTCGGCGGCGTGCGCGACGAGGCCGAGATCCGCGGTCACCGCCGCACCTACATCGGCTCGATGCCCGGCAAGGTCATCCAGTCGATGAAGAAGGCCAAGACCACGAACGCCTTCGTCCTGCTGGACGAGATCGACAAGATGGGCAGCGACTATCGCGGGGATCCCGCCTCGGCGCTGCTGGAAGTGCTCGATCCGTCGCAGAACTCGACGTTCGGCGACCACTACCTGGAGGTCGACTACGACCTGTCGCAGGTGATGTTCGTCACGACGGCCAACAGCCTGAACATGCCCCAGCCGCTGCTGGACCGCATGGAGATCATTCGCATCCCTGGCTACACCGAGGATGAGAAGCTGGAGATCGCCAAGCGGCACATCCTGCCGAAGCTGGCCAAGGATCACGGCTTGAAGCCGGCCGAGTTCATCGTGCCGGACAAGGCGATCCGCGACCTGATCCGCTACTACACCCGGGAAGCCGGCGTGCGGTCGTTGGAGCGGGAGCTGGGCGCCCTGGCGCGCAAGACGGTCCGTGACCTGGCCCGCGAAAAGCTGGCCTCGATCACGATCGACGACGAGCGTCTGGCCAAGTACGCGGGCGTCAAGAAGTACCGCTATGGCGAGACCGACGAGGTCGACCAGGTCGGCATCGTCACCGGTCTGGCGTGGACGGAATTCGGCGGCGACATCCTGACCATCGAAGCCGTGAAGATGCCGGGCAAGGGTCGCATGCAGATCACCGGCAATCTCAAGGACGTGATGAAGGAGTCGATCGCGGCGGCCAACAGCTACGTCCGCTCGCGGGCGCTGCAGTTCGGCGTCAAGCCGCCGGTCTTCGAGAAAACCGACGTGCACATCCACGTGCCGGACGGCGCCACGCCCAAGGACGGTCCGTCGGCCGGTATCGCCATGGCCCTGGCCATGGTCTCGGTGCTGACCGGCATCCCGATCCGCAAGGATATCGCCATGACCGGCGAGATCACTCTGCGCGGCCGGGTCACCGCCATCGGCGGCCTGAAGGAGAAGCTGCTGGCGGCTCTGCGCTCCGGCGTGAAGACCGTGCTGATCCCTCAGGAGAACGAGAAGGACCTCGTGGACGTGCCTCAGAGCGTCAAGGACGGCCTGGAGATCATCCCGGTCTCGACGGTCGACGAAGTGCTCAAGCACGCCCTGACCGGTCCGCTCACGCCTGTCGAATGGAACGAGGCCGAGGAGCCGATTGCTGCGTCTGCGAAGAAGGATGAGGGCGACAGCGACGCCATCCTGACGCACTAA
- a CDS encoding LLM class flavin-dependent oxidoreductase encodes MAAYPRFSVLDLAPVPQGTNVGEALHNSLDLAQHAERLGFHRYWLAEHHNMPGIASAATAVVIGHVAGGTSTIRVGSGGVMLPNHAPLMVAEQFGTLNALYPGRIDLGLGRAPGTDQATMRALRRYAGAVDSFAQDVVELQHWFKPATADQGVRAVPGEGQDVPIWILGSSTWGAQLAAALGLPYAFAAHFAPDALLDALLLYRRHFKPSETLDKPYAMVCIGVCAADTDKEAARLATSTQQQFLALRRGRPGLLPPPVDDIREHASPAELAGLDHTFQYSAIGSPETVRRKIDQVLDMTGADELMAASQIYDHGARKHSYEILAGLRSA; translated from the coding sequence ATGGCCGCTTATCCCCGCTTCTCCGTCCTCGACCTGGCTCCCGTTCCGCAAGGGACCAATGTCGGGGAAGCCCTCCACAATAGCCTGGACCTGGCCCAACACGCAGAGCGCCTCGGATTCCATCGCTACTGGCTGGCCGAACACCACAACATGCCAGGCATCGCCAGCGCGGCGACGGCCGTCGTCATCGGTCACGTGGCTGGCGGCACCTCGACGATTCGCGTCGGCTCCGGCGGCGTCATGCTGCCCAACCACGCCCCGTTGATGGTCGCCGAGCAGTTCGGCACCCTGAACGCGCTCTATCCGGGGCGCATCGATCTAGGATTGGGCCGGGCTCCCGGCACGGATCAGGCGACCATGCGCGCGCTGCGCCGCTACGCCGGCGCGGTCGATTCCTTCGCCCAGGACGTCGTCGAGCTGCAGCACTGGTTCAAGCCGGCGACGGCGGACCAGGGCGTTCGCGCCGTTCCCGGGGAAGGCCAGGATGTGCCGATCTGGATTCTCGGGTCATCGACCTGGGGCGCGCAGCTCGCCGCCGCCCTGGGCCTGCCCTACGCCTTCGCCGCCCACTTCGCGCCGGACGCCCTCTTGGACGCCCTCCTCCTCTATCGCCGCCACTTCAAGCCGTCGGAAACCTTGGACAAGCCCTACGCCATGGTCTGCATCGGCGTCTGCGCCGCCGACACCGACAAGGAGGCCGCCCGTCTGGCGACCTCGACCCAGCAGCAGTTCCTGGCGCTGCGCCGCGGTCGTCCGGGTCTGCTGCCGCCGCCCGTGGACGACATCCGCGAGCACGCCTCGCCGGCGGAACTGGCGGGCCTCGACCACACCTTCCAGTATTCCGCCATCGGCTCGCCCGAGACGGTGAGACGCAAGATCGACCAGGTCCTGGACATGACCGGCGCGGATGAACTGATGGCGGCGTCGCAGATCTACGACCACGGCGCGCGCAAGCACAGCTACGAGATCCTGGCGGGGCTGCGATCCGCCTAG
- a CDS encoding NADH-quinone oxidoreductase subunit A, whose product MTAFLLQYLPIVIFLGIAAAIGIVFILAAAVLAPKAPDPEKLSAYECGFNAFDDARMKFDVRFYLVSILFIIFDLEVAFLFPWAVTLMKLPHDVAQFAFWSMMAFLGVLTVGFIYEWKKGALEWE is encoded by the coding sequence ATGACCGCCTTCCTTCTTCAGTACCTGCCGATCGTGATCTTCCTAGGGATCGCGGCGGCCATCGGGATCGTCTTCATCCTGGCCGCGGCCGTGCTCGCGCCCAAGGCGCCGGACCCGGAAAAGCTCTCCGCGTACGAATGCGGCTTCAACGCCTTCGACGACGCGCGCATGAAGTTCGACGTTCGGTTCTACCTGGTGTCGATCCTGTTCATCATCTTTGACCTGGAAGTCGCGTTCCTGTTCCCGTGGGCGGTCACGCTGATGAAGCTGCCGCATGACGTGGCCCAGTTCGCCTTCTGGTCGATGATGGCCTTCCTCGGCGTCCTGACCGTTGGCTTTATCTACGAATGGAAGAAGGGCGCCCTCGAATGGGAGTGA